One stretch of Streptomyces hygroscopicus DNA includes these proteins:
- a CDS encoding oxidoreductase, whose amino-acid sequence MKQQVWFITGSSRGLGRALVTAAVEAGDHVVATARDPKALAEAFSEYGDRVHPVALDVTRPEAAQEAVEAALARFGRIDVLVNNAGYANVSPIETSDDDDFRAQFETNFWGVYNVTKAALPTLRQQGAGTVVQISSIGGRVGGSPGIASYQAAKFAVDGFSRVLAVETAPFGVRVMVVEPSGFATDWAGSSMTVHPIPDAYDKTVGAMNRLVRQSAGGAAGDPQRAAEIIVRTVHRDQVPSHLPLGVNATTMARDYSQHQLAEATAWEKVSRSADFGEPYPAQLPPEGTAE is encoded by the coding sequence ATGAAGCAACAGGTCTGGTTCATCACCGGTTCATCCCGCGGCCTCGGCCGCGCCCTGGTCACCGCCGCCGTCGAGGCCGGTGATCACGTCGTGGCCACCGCCCGCGACCCCAAGGCCCTCGCCGAGGCATTCAGCGAGTACGGCGACCGCGTCCATCCCGTCGCGCTGGACGTCACGCGTCCAGAGGCGGCGCAGGAGGCCGTCGAGGCGGCGCTCGCCCGCTTCGGGCGTATCGACGTGCTCGTGAACAACGCGGGATACGCGAATGTGTCACCCATCGAGACATCGGACGACGACGACTTCCGCGCCCAGTTCGAGACGAACTTCTGGGGCGTCTACAACGTCACCAAGGCCGCGCTCCCGACCCTGCGCCAGCAGGGAGCCGGCACCGTCGTGCAGATCTCCTCGATCGGCGGGCGGGTCGGCGGATCGCCGGGCATCGCCTCCTACCAGGCGGCCAAGTTCGCGGTCGACGGCTTCAGCCGGGTCCTCGCCGTGGAGACCGCACCGTTCGGCGTGCGCGTCATGGTCGTCGAGCCGAGCGGCTTCGCCACCGACTGGGCCGGTTCCTCCATGACGGTCCACCCCATCCCCGACGCCTACGACAAGACCGTCGGGGCGATGAACCGGCTGGTGCGGCAGAGCGCGGGCGGAGCGGCCGGGGATCCTCAGCGCGCCGCCGAGATCATCGTGCGGACCGTCCACCGCGACCAGGTTCCGAGCCATCTCCCGCTGGGCGTGAACGCGACGACCATGGCGCGGGACTACTCCCAGCACCAACTTGCCGAGGCGACCGCCTGGGAGAAGGTCAGCCGCTCGGCCGACTTCGGCGAGCCCTACCCCGCACAGCTCCCGCCCGAAGGCACGGCCGAGTAA
- a CDS encoding TetR family transcriptional regulator has protein sequence MTTPAFQRARSTQAKQAREEAILDAARTLGHQRGVRDVTLTDIAAAVGMHKSALLRYFETREQIFLLLTAEGWRQWSADLRGDLEGRAHATPTEVAEVVAATLAARPMFCDLLAQAPLNLERNVSIDSVRAFKLVTLKEIELIDGELRRLLGLTESQTVDLVAAATSMAGALWQMATPGPRLRELYETDPRLGHAVVEVEPRLRRVLAAFLTGLDAGPSTTAAGATP, from the coding sequence ATGACGACGCCTGCCTTCCAACGTGCCCGCAGTACCCAGGCCAAGCAGGCACGGGAAGAGGCGATCCTGGACGCGGCCCGTACGCTCGGCCACCAGCGCGGGGTCCGGGACGTCACCCTCACCGACATCGCCGCGGCCGTGGGGATGCACAAGTCGGCCCTGCTTCGCTACTTCGAGACGAGGGAGCAGATCTTCCTGCTGCTCACCGCGGAAGGCTGGCGGCAGTGGTCCGCCGACCTGCGCGGCGATCTCGAAGGGAGGGCACATGCCACGCCCACGGAGGTTGCCGAGGTCGTCGCCGCCACGCTGGCGGCTCGGCCGATGTTCTGCGACCTGCTGGCACAGGCGCCGTTGAACCTTGAGCGCAATGTCTCGATCGACTCGGTGCGCGCCTTCAAACTGGTGACGCTCAAGGAGATCGAGCTGATCGACGGTGAACTGCGGCGACTGCTCGGACTGACCGAGTCGCAGACCGTCGACCTGGTCGCCGCGGCGACCAGCATGGCCGGGGCCCTGTGGCAGATGGCCACCCCCGGCCCGCGCCTGCGGGAGCTCTACGAGACCGACCCCCGGCTCGGCCACGCCGTCGTCGAGGTGGAACCCCGCCTGCGCCGCGTCCTCGCCGCCTTCCTCACCGGACTCGACGCGGGCCCCTCCACGACGGCCGCGGGCGCCACCCCGTAG
- a CDS encoding chitinase, which produces MSLRFPLTKRVLTGMCVSVATAGLLATVSATTADAGTTSATAKAALPEHALVGYLHSSFANGSGYTRMADVPDSWDIIDLAFGEPTSTTSGDIRFSLCPQTECSNVESEDEFKAAIKAKQAAGKKVLISIGGQNGQVQLTTTAARDKFVQSVGEIIDRYGLDGLDIDFEGHSLSLDDGDTDFKNPKTPAIVNLISAVKSLKAKYGSDFTLTMAPETFFVQLGYQFYGSGPFGGQDPRAGAYLPVIHALRDDLTLLHVQDYNSGPIMGLDNQFHTMGSADFHIAMTDMLLTGFPVAGDTNNVFPPLDPSQVAIGLPASPNAGNGHTQPSEVTKTLNCLTKKTDCGGYQPHGSWPALRGLMAWSINWDSFNGGEFAKNFDAYYGG; this is translated from the coding sequence ATGAGCCTCCGTTTCCCCTTGACCAAGAGGGTTCTGACCGGCATGTGCGTCTCTGTCGCCACGGCCGGACTGCTCGCCACGGTCTCGGCGACGACCGCCGACGCGGGTACCACCTCCGCCACCGCGAAGGCGGCACTCCCCGAGCACGCGCTCGTGGGTTATCTGCACTCGAGCTTCGCCAACGGCTCCGGATACACCCGAATGGCCGATGTCCCCGACAGCTGGGACATCATCGACCTGGCCTTCGGCGAACCCACCTCCACCACCTCCGGCGACATCCGCTTCAGCCTCTGCCCGCAGACCGAGTGCTCGAACGTCGAGTCGGAGGACGAGTTCAAGGCCGCCATCAAGGCCAAGCAGGCCGCGGGCAAGAAGGTGCTGATATCCATCGGCGGGCAGAACGGCCAGGTGCAGCTCACCACCACCGCCGCCCGTGACAAGTTCGTCCAGTCGGTCGGGGAGATCATCGACCGGTACGGACTGGACGGCCTGGACATCGACTTCGAGGGCCACTCGCTGTCGCTGGACGACGGCGACACGGACTTCAAGAACCCGAAGACCCCCGCGATCGTCAATCTCATCTCGGCCGTGAAGTCGCTCAAGGCGAAGTACGGATCCGATTTCACCCTCACCATGGCCCCGGAAACGTTCTTCGTGCAGCTGGGCTACCAGTTCTACGGTTCGGGCCCCTTCGGCGGCCAGGACCCGCGCGCCGGGGCGTATCTCCCGGTCATTCACGCACTGCGGGACGACCTCACCCTGCTGCACGTCCAGGACTACAACTCCGGGCCGATCATGGGCCTCGACAACCAGTTCCACACCATGGGCAGCGCCGACTTCCACATCGCGATGACCGACATGCTGCTCACCGGCTTCCCCGTCGCGGGCGACACCAACAACGTGTTCCCGCCGCTGGACCCGTCCCAAGTGGCGATCGGTCTGCCCGCGAGCCCCAACGCGGGCAACGGCCACACCCAGCCCAGTGAAGTGACCAAGACCCTGAACTGCCTGACGAAGAAGACCGACTGCGGCGGCTATCAGCCCCACGGGAGCTGGCCCGCCCTGCGCGGGCTGATGGCCTGGTCGATCAACTGGGACAGCTTCAACGGCGGCGAGTTCGCGAAGAACTTCGACGCCTACTACGGCGGCTAA
- a CDS encoding endoribonuclease L-PSP, with protein MSELIRIPAPDGVAPAAQYSHVVKGTGHFVAVSGQLALDEAGSIVGEGDPAAQARQVFENLRRCLGAAGATFDDVIKLTYFVTDMAHMPAIREARALHIPDDRLPAASAVQVVSLVRPEFLMEIEALAVVAE; from the coding sequence ATGAGTGAGTTGATCAGGATCCCCGCCCCGGACGGGGTCGCGCCCGCCGCCCAGTACTCCCATGTCGTCAAGGGCACCGGGCACTTCGTGGCCGTCTCCGGCCAGCTCGCGCTGGACGAGGCGGGCAGCATCGTCGGCGAGGGAGACCCGGCGGCCCAGGCCCGCCAGGTCTTCGAGAACCTGCGACGCTGCCTCGGCGCCGCCGGTGCCACGTTCGACGACGTGATCAAACTGACCTACTTCGTCACGGACATGGCCCACATGCCCGCCATCCGCGAGGCCCGCGCCCTCCACATCCCCGACGACCGGCTGCCGGCCGCCTCGGCGGTGCAGGTCGTCTCGCTGGTGCGACCGGAGTTCCTCATGGAGATCGAGGCACTCGCGGTGGTGGCCGAGTGA
- a CDS encoding NmrA family transcriptional regulator, whose protein sequence is MVPVRSTAWLSDILTAATGRRIGVEQITDDAMRTQLHQAGMTESLVEAVIGMSTGLREDFVPEQRRSLRTTTPTTLATWAYDHLRHRLADAS, encoded by the coding sequence ATGGTGCCGGTGAGATCGACGGCCTGGCTCAGCGACATCCTTACCGCTGCCACCGGTCGGCGGATCGGCGTCGAACAGATCACGGACGACGCCATGCGCACCCAGCTCCACCAGGCGGGGATGACCGAGAGCCTGGTCGAGGCCGTGATCGGAATGTCGACGGGCCTGCGCGAAGACTTCGTACCCGAACAGCGCCGTAGCCTCCGGACCACCACCCCGACCACCCTCGCCACCTGGGCCTACGACCACCTCCGGCACCGGCTCGCCGACGCGTCGTAA
- a CDS encoding metapyrocatechase codes for MLRVKALLHYGLQVPSLDTGQGFYDAFGLRTAERGNAVAVRCDGREQDQTVLVEGPVKRLHHVAFAVEPGSLPEWQRHLEGLGVRLLDAPAELPGGLWFRDHEGNLLNLRDEEISSWRDFGTTDAHEPNFGDRVRRVDQARWLTADEKPRPRRLGHMLIFSTDLDASEAFYARTLGLRLSDRVRSMATFMNSGPGDHHVFGFVSGTHPGLHHSSWEVADIDQIALGARTMAAAGHSHGWGLGRHTLGSNFFHYIQDPWGSWIEYSSDMDCITENWKAGDWDCPPAVWSPEMPADFIVNQEQKPS; via the coding sequence ATGTTGCGTGTCAAAGCCCTTCTGCACTACGGACTCCAGGTGCCTTCCCTGGACACGGGGCAGGGCTTCTACGACGCGTTCGGCCTGCGCACGGCCGAGCGGGGCAACGCCGTGGCCGTCCGCTGTGACGGCCGTGAGCAGGACCAGACGGTGCTGGTGGAAGGGCCGGTCAAGCGGCTGCACCATGTGGCGTTCGCCGTGGAGCCGGGGTCCCTGCCCGAATGGCAGCGCCACCTGGAGGGCCTCGGTGTCCGCCTGCTCGACGCCCCCGCCGAGCTGCCGGGTGGCCTGTGGTTCCGTGACCACGAGGGCAATCTGCTGAATCTGCGGGACGAGGAGATCAGCTCCTGGCGGGACTTCGGCACCACGGACGCGCACGAGCCCAACTTCGGCGATCGCGTCCGCCGCGTCGACCAGGCCCGCTGGCTCACCGCCGACGAGAAGCCGCGCCCCCGACGACTTGGCCACATGCTGATCTTCAGTACGGATCTGGACGCGTCCGAGGCGTTCTACGCCCGCACCCTGGGCCTGCGGCTCTCGGACCGCGTCCGGTCCATGGCGACCTTCATGAACTCGGGCCCCGGCGATCACCACGTCTTCGGCTTCGTGTCCGGCACCCACCCCGGCCTGCACCACTCGAGCTGGGAGGTCGCCGACATCGACCAGATCGCGTTGGGCGCGCGGACCATGGCCGCCGCGGGCCACAGCCATGGCTGGGGCCTCGGCCGGCACACACTGGGCTCCAACTTCTTCCACTACATCCAGGACCCGTGGGGCAGTTGGATCGAGTACTCCAGCGACATGGACTGCATCACCGAGAACTGGAAGGCGGGCGACTGGGACTGCCCGCCCGCTGTCTGGAGCCCCGAGATGCCTGCCGACTTCATCGTCAACCAGGAGCAGAAGCCCTCCTGA
- a CDS encoding FmdB family transcriptional regulator: MAIYELACETGHRFEVIQSYTAPLPSCPECGGATRKIPSSFALGGAATVPPPPERMPQTWKGTYRGDREYVTDLRRTAESRQKLEEKHPELAGDRRPIVAHEGRYEAAPLRAGDAVPAPSEGSGHGHGHSHGHGHGHRHGHGHGHGSAKSRPATDD, encoded by the coding sequence ATGGCCATCTATGAACTCGCCTGCGAGACCGGACACCGCTTCGAGGTGATCCAGTCGTACACCGCACCGCTGCCGAGCTGCCCGGAGTGCGGCGGCGCCACCCGCAAGATACCCAGCAGCTTCGCCCTGGGTGGCGCCGCCACCGTGCCACCGCCGCCGGAGCGGATGCCGCAGACCTGGAAGGGGACGTACCGCGGCGACCGTGAGTACGTCACCGACCTGCGGCGCACGGCTGAATCCCGGCAGAAGCTGGAGGAAAAGCACCCCGAACTCGCCGGCGACCGGCGGCCGATCGTCGCTCACGAAGGCAGATACGAGGCAGCGCCGCTGCGCGCGGGCGACGCGGTGCCCGCTCCCTCCGAGGGATCCGGACACGGCCACGGCCACTCTCACGGGCACGGCCATGGGCACAGGCACGGGCACGGGCACGGCCATGGGAGCGCCAAGAGCCGCCCCGCAACGGACGACTGA
- a CDS encoding alcohol dehydrogenase codes for MSTTAPAGPESVFTYGAPALKFGPGASDEIGYDLAQHGARRVLVITDAGVAATGAPHRIAERMTAFGIEAHVFDGVHVEPTDVSLRQAVDHALASGPWDAFVAVGGGSSIDTAKAVNLLSTNPGELMDYINAPVGRALAPVNPLGPLVAVPTTTGTGAESTTICVLDVLELKVKTGISHARLRPTLAVIDPDLTFTQPAGVTAASGMDILCHALESYTARPYDTYPHKRPEQRVPYCGANPISDAWSERALHLLAQSFRTAVRDGDNPQARSDMALAATFAGLGFGNAGVHIPHANAYPIAGRVKDFHPAGYPAHEPMVPHGMAVSLTAPEAFRFTFSAQPERHLRAAELLAPGMERPADPAECLPTAIEQLMRDIGMPNGIGGVGYGEGDIPALVEGAMKQQRLLSTAPRTVTEDDVAGILNRSLTLW; via the coding sequence ATGAGCACCACCGCTCCGGCCGGACCCGAGTCAGTTTTCACCTACGGCGCCCCGGCCCTGAAGTTCGGGCCGGGAGCATCCGACGAGATCGGCTACGACCTCGCCCAGCACGGGGCCCGCCGGGTCCTCGTGATCACCGACGCCGGGGTGGCCGCCACCGGCGCGCCGCACCGCATCGCCGAGCGGATGACCGCGTTCGGCATCGAAGCCCACGTCTTCGACGGCGTACACGTGGAGCCCACCGACGTCAGCCTGCGGCAGGCGGTGGACCATGCGCTGGCGTCGGGCCCGTGGGACGCCTTCGTCGCGGTGGGCGGCGGCTCCAGCATCGACACCGCCAAGGCCGTCAACCTGCTCAGCACCAACCCCGGCGAGCTGATGGACTACATCAACGCGCCGGTGGGCCGGGCGCTGGCGCCCGTGAACCCGCTGGGGCCGCTGGTCGCGGTCCCCACCACCACCGGAACCGGCGCGGAGAGCACCACCATCTGTGTGCTGGACGTCCTGGAGCTGAAGGTCAAGACCGGCATCAGCCACGCCCGCCTGCGGCCCACGCTCGCGGTCATCGATCCGGACCTGACCTTCACCCAGCCCGCCGGGGTGACCGCCGCCAGCGGCATGGACATCCTGTGCCACGCGCTGGAGAGCTACACGGCCCGCCCGTACGACACCTACCCACACAAGCGCCCCGAGCAGCGCGTGCCGTACTGCGGCGCCAATCCCATCTCCGACGCGTGGTCGGAACGGGCGCTGCACCTGCTCGCACAGTCCTTCCGCACCGCGGTCCGCGACGGCGACAACCCCCAGGCGCGGTCCGACATGGCGCTGGCGGCAACCTTCGCCGGTCTCGGATTCGGCAACGCGGGCGTCCACATCCCCCACGCCAACGCCTACCCGATCGCCGGACGGGTGAAGGACTTCCACCCCGCCGGCTACCCCGCACACGAGCCAATGGTGCCGCACGGAATGGCGGTCTCGCTCACCGCGCCGGAGGCGTTCCGCTTCACCTTCTCCGCCCAGCCCGAGCGGCATCTGCGGGCCGCGGAACTCCTCGCCCCGGGGATGGAACGCCCCGCCGACCCCGCCGAGTGTCTGCCCACCGCGATCGAGCAGTTGATGCGCGACATCGGCATGCCCAACGGCATCGGTGGTGTCGGCTACGGCGAGGGAGACATCCCGGCGCTGGTGGAAGGCGCCATGAAGCAGCAGCGACTGCTGTCCACCGCTCCGCGCACGGTCACCGAGGACGACGTGGCCGGCATCCTCAACCGCTCTCTGACGCTCTGGTGA
- a CDS encoding beta-lactamase domain-containing protein: MTANKVHVLSCGAMSCDLTWLLLKAGRTMRTRTEHQRPPEWYSCTTHCVLVETPGGTLLWDTSCPRDWETRWAPTGLQEYFPYDQVSDEEYLDARLGQLGVQPQDIDYLVLSHLHFDHAGNIGMFTGTGAKLVCHEKEKEFAFGFDGAFNGAHLKADYAACDFDTVSGDTEILPGVTLIEAPGHTPGTMAMKVELPETGTMLFTSDAVYMGDSYGPPATPAAIVNDLSAWYGSVEKIRGIAEQSDATVVFGHDAEQLRTMRLAPSGFYA; encoded by the coding sequence ATGACCGCCAACAAAGTCCACGTACTGAGCTGCGGAGCGATGAGCTGCGATCTGACGTGGCTGCTGCTCAAGGCCGGCCGTACGATGCGGACGCGCACCGAGCACCAGCGGCCGCCCGAGTGGTACTCCTGCACCACCCACTGCGTCCTCGTGGAAACCCCTGGGGGCACCCTGCTGTGGGACACGAGCTGTCCCCGCGACTGGGAGACCCGCTGGGCCCCGACCGGTCTGCAGGAGTACTTCCCCTACGACCAGGTGAGCGACGAGGAGTATCTCGACGCGCGGCTCGGCCAGCTCGGCGTCCAACCCCAGGACATCGACTACCTGGTCCTGTCCCATCTGCACTTCGACCACGCCGGGAACATCGGCATGTTCACCGGCACCGGCGCGAAGCTGGTGTGCCACGAGAAGGAGAAGGAGTTCGCCTTCGGCTTCGACGGCGCCTTCAACGGTGCCCACCTCAAGGCGGACTACGCGGCGTGTGACTTCGACACCGTCAGCGGCGACACCGAGATCCTGCCCGGTGTCACCCTCATCGAGGCTCCCGGGCACACCCCCGGCACCATGGCGATGAAGGTCGAACTGCCGGAGACCGGGACCATGCTCTTCACCTCGGACGCCGTCTATATGGGTGACTCCTACGGCCCGCCGGCCACCCCCGCCGCCATCGTCAACGATCTGTCCGCCTGGTACGGCTCGGTGGAGAAGATCCGCGGCATCGCCGAGCAGTCGGACGCCACCGTCGTCTTCGGCCACGACGCCGAGCAACTGCGCACGATGCGGCTCGCCCCCAGCGGCTTCTACGCCTGA
- a CDS encoding MFS transporter produces MSHIPVTDTATEARAGQSPEAPRAASAIRRTALAGMIGTTIEWYDFYIYGLAAALVFGTEFFPDFSPAAGTLAAFATFAVGFIARPLGGVIFGHFGDRVGRKNALMLTLFLMGAATVIVGLLPGYQTIGIWAPILLVTLRFLQGFAVGGEWGGAVTMVVESSPRDRRGFYGSLPQMGVPLGLVLSSTVFAAVSTLPDDDLLAWGWRIPFLLSIVLIAVGLFLRSRITETQTFVQVKASGRARKMPAMEAFRHHGKAIALTVGMYVSAGVPFYIVSVFVLSYGSSHLGLSRSVLLTGMLIAAVAEALTVPCFGALSDRWGRRPVFLSAAAFTAVLAFPFFWLLATGQTGLAWLAMLLALAVAHAGMYAPTAALYAELFPADVRYTGTSIGYQLGGVVAGFVPLVAGALVNAADGASWPIASIWAGAALVGLVCALIVRESRGRDLHPRHDT; encoded by the coding sequence ATGAGCCATATTCCCGTCACCGACACAGCAACCGAGGCCAGAGCCGGCCAGTCCCCCGAGGCTCCCCGGGCCGCCTCCGCCATCCGCCGAACGGCCCTGGCGGGCATGATCGGCACCACCATCGAGTGGTACGACTTCTACATCTACGGCCTCGCCGCGGCACTGGTCTTCGGCACGGAGTTCTTTCCCGACTTCTCACCGGCGGCCGGCACGCTGGCCGCGTTCGCCACCTTCGCGGTCGGCTTCATCGCCCGCCCGCTCGGTGGAGTGATCTTCGGTCACTTCGGGGACCGCGTGGGGCGCAAAAACGCGCTCATGCTCACGCTGTTCCTGATGGGCGCGGCGACCGTCATCGTCGGCCTGCTGCCGGGCTACCAGACCATCGGCATCTGGGCGCCCATCCTGCTGGTCACGCTGCGCTTCCTCCAGGGTTTCGCCGTCGGCGGCGAGTGGGGCGGTGCGGTGACCATGGTCGTGGAGTCCTCGCCGCGGGACCGGCGCGGCTTCTACGGGAGCCTGCCGCAGATGGGTGTGCCGCTGGGGCTGGTGCTCTCGTCGACCGTGTTCGCGGCGGTCTCCACACTGCCCGATGACGACCTCCTCGCCTGGGGCTGGCGGATCCCCTTCCTGCTCAGCATCGTGCTGATCGCGGTCGGGCTGTTCCTCCGCTCGCGCATCACCGAGACACAGACGTTCGTCCAGGTGAAGGCGTCGGGGCGGGCGCGCAAGATGCCGGCCATGGAGGCGTTCCGCCACCACGGGAAGGCGATCGCCCTCACCGTCGGCATGTACGTCTCGGCCGGTGTCCCCTTCTACATCGTCTCGGTTTTCGTGCTGTCCTACGGCTCGTCCCACCTCGGGCTGTCGCGGAGTGTGCTGCTGACCGGGATGCTCATCGCGGCGGTGGCCGAGGCGCTGACGGTGCCCTGCTTCGGCGCGCTGTCGGACCGATGGGGCCGACGGCCCGTGTTCCTGAGCGCCGCCGCGTTCACGGCCGTTCTCGCCTTCCCGTTCTTCTGGCTGCTGGCGACCGGGCAGACCGGGCTCGCCTGGCTGGCCATGCTGCTCGCGCTCGCCGTGGCGCACGCGGGTATGTACGCGCCCACCGCGGCGCTGTACGCGGAGCTGTTCCCCGCCGACGTCCGGTACACCGGTACGTCGATCGGCTATCAGCTCGGCGGTGTCGTGGCCGGGTTCGTGCCGCTCGTGGCGGGCGCACTCGTCAACGCGGCCGACGGTGCGTCCTGGCCGATCGCCTCGATCTGGGCGGGAGCGGCGCTGGTCGGGCTGGTCTGCGCGCTGATCGTCCGGGAATCCCGGGGCCGCGATCTGCACCCCCGGCACGACACCTGA
- a CDS encoding 3-oxoacyl-ACP reductase: protein MQLGLAGKTALICASTSGLGRATARALAGEGVTVVVTGRSAERAKEVAGELPGAVGVGCDLVADGGAERLLTAAREAVGDLDILVLNGPGPTPGPARAIDTAGVEQAIATLVTPQQILVRGTLPAMVEKGWGRVLSISSTSVQAPLPNLSLSNLGRAALAGYLKTLAAEVAAHGVTVNSLLPGRIATPRARQIDEAAAQRTGQSLDEVEAASKAAIPAGRYGDPDEFGAVAAFLCSTQAAYVTGSALRCDGGMVPTL, encoded by the coding sequence ATGCAACTCGGTCTGGCAGGCAAAACCGCTCTCATCTGCGCGTCCACCTCCGGTCTTGGCCGGGCGACCGCCCGGGCCCTGGCGGGGGAAGGCGTCACCGTCGTGGTCACGGGCCGCTCGGCCGAGCGAGCCAAGGAGGTGGCGGGCGAGCTGCCGGGCGCGGTCGGCGTGGGCTGTGACCTGGTCGCGGACGGCGGCGCGGAGCGGCTCCTCACGGCGGCCCGCGAGGCCGTCGGCGACCTCGACATCCTCGTACTGAACGGGCCGGGGCCAACGCCCGGACCGGCCCGCGCCATCGACACCGCCGGGGTCGAGCAAGCCATCGCCACGCTGGTCACCCCCCAGCAGATCCTGGTGCGGGGCACCCTGCCGGCCATGGTCGAGAAGGGGTGGGGCCGCGTCCTGAGCATCAGCTCGACGAGCGTGCAGGCGCCCCTGCCGAACCTCTCACTGTCCAACCTCGGGCGGGCCGCGCTCGCCGGATATCTCAAAACCCTCGCCGCCGAAGTCGCCGCCCACGGCGTGACGGTCAACTCCCTGCTTCCCGGGCGCATCGCCACCCCGCGCGCCCGGCAGATCGACGAGGCCGCCGCCCAGCGCACCGGCCAGTCGCTCGACGAGGTCGAGGCCGCGTCCAAGGCCGCGATCCCGGCCGGACGCTACGGCGACCCCGATGAGTTCGGCGCCGTCGCCGCGTTTCTGTGCAGCACCCAGGCCGCGTACGTCACGGGCAGTGCCCTGCGGTGTGACGGCGGCATGGTGCCAACTCTCTGA
- a CDS encoding lactate dehydrogenase, which translates to MTGTQPQAASAAPKRPRVARQRPRWTELREVLRLRRPTLNPVERRLGAALTIGDLRAVAVRTTPRAVFDYVDGAADAELTARRNRAAFAAVELVPEYLSPVDHPDLSTRLFGREIAMPLIFAPTGYTRMMHHEGEAAVARVAARHGLPYTLSTVGTSTVEDVAAAAPGGEHWFQLYLTRNERLNAELLDRALAAGFTTVVLTVDTPVAGRHPKDMRNGLTIPPSLTLRTLFGMARYPSWALNKLTTAPITFASLTGMSGTSGASGMTGDTIDAVRVADVVFEPTLSYEHLAWLRAHWPHRLLVKGILSPRDARRVVEAGADGVIVSNHGGRQLDRTPATLTVLPEIREELGPDATVILDSGVTHGQDILAARALGADAVMIGRAYLYGLMAGGERGVERAVTILREEYARSLQLLGLKASEAIARHHLRMP; encoded by the coding sequence GTGACCGGCACCCAGCCCCAAGCGGCATCCGCAGCCCCCAAGCGGCCTCGTGTGGCGCGGCAGCGACCCCGGTGGACCGAGCTCCGGGAGGTTCTGCGACTGCGCCGGCCGACCCTCAACCCGGTCGAGCGGCGGCTCGGGGCCGCGCTGACCATCGGCGATCTCCGCGCGGTGGCGGTGCGCACGACTCCGCGTGCGGTGTTCGACTACGTCGACGGCGCGGCCGACGCGGAGCTGACCGCGCGGCGCAACAGGGCGGCGTTCGCGGCGGTCGAACTCGTGCCGGAGTACCTGTCGCCGGTCGACCATCCGGACTTGTCCACGCGGCTGTTCGGCCGGGAGATCGCGATGCCGCTGATCTTCGCGCCGACCGGTTACACCCGGATGATGCACCATGAGGGTGAGGCGGCGGTCGCGCGCGTGGCCGCCCGCCACGGCCTGCCCTACACCCTGTCCACCGTGGGCACCTCGACCGTCGAGGACGTCGCCGCGGCGGCTCCCGGCGGCGAACACTGGTTCCAGCTCTACCTGACCCGGAACGAGCGCCTCAACGCGGAACTTCTCGACCGCGCGCTCGCGGCCGGGTTCACCACTGTGGTCCTCACCGTCGACACACCGGTGGCGGGCAGGCACCCGAAGGACATGCGCAACGGCCTCACGATCCCGCCCTCGCTCACCCTGCGGACGCTGTTCGGCATGGCCCGCTACCCGTCCTGGGCGCTGAACAAGCTGACCACGGCCCCGATCACGTTCGCGTCGCTGACCGGCATGAGCGGCACGAGTGGCGCGAGCGGCATGACCGGCGACACGATCGACGCCGTGCGGGTGGCCGACGTCGTCTTCGAACCGACGCTGAGCTACGAGCACCTGGCATGGCTGCGCGCCCACTGGCCGCACCGGTTGCTGGTCAAGGGGATCCTCAGCCCGCGCGACGCCCGCCGCGTCGTCGAGGCGGGCGCGGACGGTGTGATCGTGTCCAACCACGGAGGGCGGCAGCTCGACCGCACACCGGCCACCCTCACGGTGCTGCCCGAGATACGCGAGGAGCTGGGCCCTGATGCCACGGTGATCCTCGACAGCGGTGTCACCCACGGTCAGGACATCCTCGCCGCACGGGCGCTCGGGGCGGACGCGGTCATGATCGGCCGGGCCTATCTGTACGGCCTGATGGCCGGTGGCGAGCGGGGCGTGGAGCGTGCTGTCACGATCCTGCGCGAGGAGTACGCGCGCAGCCTCCAACTGCTCGGCCTGAAGGCGAGCGAAGCCATCGCGCGGCATCATCTGCGCATGCCTTGA